A region from the Dendropsophus ebraccatus isolate aDenEbr1 chromosome 1, aDenEbr1.pat, whole genome shotgun sequence genome encodes:
- the LOC138772876 gene encoding lamina-associated polypeptide 2, isoforms alpha/zeta-like encodes MLQTEWKKPEKAPVLSKRFKTLYVLKEEQCKEWMEPPKVDTAIAKLSKRTVLPAEDGSNLKDPMDRRVEVALKRSYTAAAAQGAVSISSFEVSRSLRRWLAKVQENLESGASRDKVLRSFKKVNMAIDFLCDAASQGTRLASKSMALSTAGRRALWLKPWFGDANSKFQLCNMEFQPGRLFGSELDKLMEEMSDKKGKSLPLSYKSRDSFRRARSPQRGKGRYQYRGRGRNYPRRNPGKQQGKDTKKPDF; translated from the coding sequence ATGCTTCAAACAGAATGGAAGAAACCGGAAAAAGCTCCGGTTCTAAgtaagaggtttaagaccttatatgttcttaaAGAAGAGCAATGTAAGGAATGGATGGAACCTCCGAAGGTGGACACGGCCATTGCCAAGCTATCTAAgcgtactgtgctgcctgcagaGGATGGATCCAACCTCAAGGATCCTATGGATAGAAGAGTAGAGGTGGCTCTAAAAAGATcttatacggcagcggcagcccaaggggcagtctctatATCTTCAttcgaggtttctagaagcctacgaAGGTGGCTGGCCAAGGTCCAAGAAAATTTGGAGTCTGGAgcgagcagggacaaggtccttcgctccttcaaGAAGGTCAATATGGCCATAGATTTTCTGTGCGATGCGGCGTCCCAAGGTACCAGGTTAGCATCTAAGTCTATGGCGCTATCGACCGCGGGTCGAAGAGCGCTATGGCTGAAACCATGGTTTGGGGATGCCAATTCCAAATTTCAACTCTGTAACATGGAGTTTCAGCCAGGCAGACTGTTTGGCTCGGAGCTTGACAAGCTCATGGAGGAGATGTCCGACAAGAAGGGGAAGTCTTTACCCCTTTCCTACAAGAGTCGTGACTCCTTTCGTAGAGCAAGGTCTCCTCAACGAGGCAAGGGGAGATATCAGTATAGAGGAAGAGGACGAAATTATCCCAGAAGAAATCCCGGAAAGCAGCAGGGCAAGGACACCAAGAAGCCcgacttctga